The following proteins are encoded in a genomic region of Thermococcus henrietii:
- the purD gene encoding phosphoribosylamine--glycine ligase, with translation MKVLLVGGGGREHAIGEALVRGGAELYVVSKHKNPGLARLAKGYGLAKETDIEKVLEYAEKFGVELAFIGPEAPLEKGIVDTLEENGIPTVGPSREAAKLETDKAFARAFMERNEIPGRKVFRVFTDVSEMRSWVDDFGRPVVVKPIGLTGGKGVKVVGYQLRDNEEAKAYAEELIRRDGRVLIEERTDGVEFTLQVFSDGKRILPMPLVQDYPHAYENDEGPITGGMGSYSCSNGLLPFVMREDYEKALETLKATVEAMRKEGTPYKGILYGQFMLSKDGPVLIEYNARFGDPEAINVLPLLRTSLLEIAEGIVDGNLQRAEFESKATVVKYLAPKGYPTNPVRGVKVEVDEKAVEEVGARLYYASIDENFTLLGSRAIAVVGIAETLEEAERIAQGAIPHIKGELFYRRDVGTRESVEKRIGLMKEFGKEFEPNPC, from the coding sequence ATGAAGGTTCTGCTCGTCGGCGGAGGAGGAAGGGAGCACGCGATTGGGGAGGCCCTCGTGAGAGGAGGTGCCGAGCTCTACGTCGTCTCGAAGCACAAAAACCCCGGCCTCGCGAGGCTCGCGAAGGGCTACGGCCTGGCGAAGGAGACGGACATCGAAAAGGTTCTTGAGTACGCCGAAAAATTCGGCGTCGAGCTGGCGTTCATCGGCCCCGAGGCGCCCCTGGAGAAGGGTATCGTTGACACCCTCGAGGAAAACGGCATTCCAACGGTCGGGCCGAGCAGGGAAGCCGCTAAGCTCGAAACCGACAAGGCCTTCGCGAGGGCCTTCATGGAGCGCAACGAAATCCCCGGAAGAAAGGTCTTCCGCGTTTTTACCGACGTTTCGGAGATGCGCTCGTGGGTTGACGACTTCGGAAGGCCCGTCGTTGTTAAGCCCATCGGCCTGACCGGCGGGAAGGGCGTTAAGGTCGTCGGCTATCAGCTGAGGGACAACGAGGAAGCCAAAGCCTACGCCGAGGAGCTAATCAGGCGCGACGGAAGGGTTCTCATCGAGGAGAGGACAGACGGCGTCGAGTTCACGTTACAGGTCTTCAGCGACGGGAAGAGAATCCTTCCCATGCCCCTCGTTCAGGACTATCCCCACGCCTACGAGAACGATGAGGGCCCGATAACCGGTGGGATGGGGAGCTACTCCTGTTCCAACGGCCTGCTTCCTTTCGTGATGCGGGAAGACTACGAGAAGGCCCTTGAAACGCTTAAAGCCACCGTCGAGGCCATGAGGAAGGAGGGGACACCCTACAAGGGAATCCTCTACGGCCAGTTCATGCTCAGCAAGGACGGGCCGGTTCTCATAGAGTACAACGCCCGCTTCGGCGACCCCGAGGCGATAAACGTCCTTCCGCTCCTCAGGACGAGCCTCCTCGAAATAGCCGAGGGAATAGTTGACGGCAACCTCCAGAGGGCGGAGTTCGAAAGTAAAGCGACGGTCGTCAAGTACCTCGCGCCGAAAGGTTATCCAACGAACCCAGTCAGGGGCGTGAAGGTAGAAGTCGACGAGAAGGCCGTTGAAGAGGTCGGTGCGAGGCTCTACTACGCCTCAATTGACGAGAACTTCACGCTACTCGGCTCGAGGGCCATAGCCGTCGTCGGAATTGCGGAGACTCTGGAAGAGGCCGAGAGGATAGCTCAGGGAGCGATTCCCCACATAAAGGGTGAGCTGTTCTACAGGCGCGACGTTGGAACCAGGGAGAGCGTCGAGAAGAGGATTGGGCTGATGAAGGAGTTTGGAAAGGAGTTCGAGCCGAACCCGTGCTGA
- the purT gene encoding phosphoribosylglycinamide formyltransferase 2, with the protein MIKPRDELGTAMTDSAQKILLLGSGELGKEIAIEAQRLGVEVVAVDRYANAPAMQVAHRSYVGDMRNADFLFSVVEREKPNAIIPEIEAINLDALFELEKDGYFVVPNAKATWIAMHRERTRETLAKKAKVPTSRYAYATTLDELYEACEKVGYPCHTKAIMSSSGKGSYFVKGPEDIPKAWEVAKKKARGSADKIIVEEHIDFDVEVTELAVRHYDENGEVVTTFPKPVGHYQIDGDYHSSWQPAEISEKAEREVYRIAKRITDVLGGLGLFGVEMFVKGDRVWANEVSPRPHDTGMVTLASHPTGFSEFGLHLRAVLGLPIPGEWVDGYRLFPLLTPAATHVIKANVSGYSPRFRGLTKTLSVPNATVRLFGKPEAYPGRRLGVAIAWDKDVEEAKRKAEMVAHMIELRTRSSDWHGQDYEKRKHLL; encoded by the coding sequence ATGATTAAGCCCCGTGATGAGCTCGGAACAGCCATGACTGATTCGGCTCAAAAGATACTCCTCCTCGGGAGTGGAGAACTCGGAAAGGAGATAGCGATTGAGGCCCAGAGGCTCGGCGTGGAGGTTGTAGCCGTTGACCGCTACGCCAACGCTCCAGCTATGCAGGTCGCCCACCGCTCCTACGTGGGAGACATGAGGAACGCGGACTTTCTATTCTCGGTCGTCGAGAGGGAGAAGCCCAACGCGATAATCCCTGAGATTGAGGCGATTAACCTTGATGCCCTCTTCGAGCTCGAGAAGGACGGCTACTTCGTGGTTCCGAACGCGAAGGCGACGTGGATAGCCATGCACCGCGAGAGGACGAGGGAAACGCTGGCGAAGAAAGCGAAGGTTCCAACTTCCCGCTACGCCTACGCGACCACGCTCGACGAACTCTACGAGGCCTGCGAGAAGGTAGGCTACCCCTGCCACACCAAGGCCATAATGAGCTCCTCGGGCAAGGGCTCCTACTTCGTTAAAGGTCCCGAAGACATACCCAAGGCCTGGGAAGTTGCCAAGAAGAAAGCCCGCGGCAGCGCCGACAAGATAATCGTCGAGGAGCACATAGACTTCGACGTCGAGGTTACGGAGCTCGCGGTGAGGCACTACGACGAGAACGGTGAGGTAGTTACCACCTTCCCGAAGCCGGTCGGCCACTACCAGATCGACGGCGACTACCACTCCAGCTGGCAGCCTGCTGAAATATCGGAGAAGGCGGAGCGCGAGGTTTACAGGATAGCGAAGCGCATCACCGACGTCCTCGGCGGTCTCGGACTGTTTGGCGTCGAGATGTTCGTGAAGGGCGATAGGGTCTGGGCCAACGAGGTCTCACCGAGGCCCCACGACACCGGAATGGTGACTTTGGCTTCCCACCCGACCGGCTTCTCCGAGTTCGGGCTTCACCTAAGGGCCGTTCTCGGCCTCCCGATTCCGGGCGAGTGGGTCGACGGCTATCGTCTGTTCCCGCTCCTGACTCCCGCGGCAACGCACGTCATCAAGGCCAACGTCTCCGGCTACTCGCCGAGGTTCCGCGGGTTGACCAAGACCCTGAGCGTCCCGAACGCGACGGTGAGGCTCTTCGGTAAGCCAGAGGCTTATCCGGGAAGGCGTTTAGGCGTTGCGATAGCCTGGGATAAGGATGTGGAGGAAGCCAAGAGGAAGGCCGAGATGGTTGCCCACATGATAGAGCTCAGAACGCGCTCCTCTGACTGGCACGGACAGGATTACGAGAAGAGGAAGCACCTCCTCTGA
- the purE gene encoding 5-(carboxyamino)imidazole ribonucleotide mutase, protein MKVLVVMGSKSDGHIAEKVTAVLDEFGVEYDVEVASAHRNPKKVEELAKKDDYDVFIAIAGLSAALPGVIAAHTIKPVIGVPVSAKLGGLDALLSIAQLPPGVPVATVGIDNGKNAALLAIEILALKDEGLKKKLEEYREKMRG, encoded by the coding sequence GTGAAGGTTCTGGTTGTTATGGGAAGCAAGAGCGACGGCCACATAGCCGAAAAGGTTACGGCGGTCCTCGACGAGTTTGGTGTTGAGTACGACGTTGAAGTTGCCTCCGCTCACAGAAACCCGAAAAAAGTTGAGGAGCTGGCAAAGAAGGACGACTACGACGTCTTCATAGCCATAGCAGGTCTCAGTGCCGCCCTGCCCGGGGTTATAGCGGCACACACGATTAAGCCCGTTATTGGCGTCCCCGTCTCGGCAAAGCTGGGTGGACTCGACGCGCTCCTCAGCATAGCACAGCTCCCACCTGGAGTACCCGTTGCCACGGTGGGGATAGACAACGGCAAGAACGCCGCCCTGCTAGCAATAGAAATTCTCGCACTGAAGGATGAGGGACTCAAGAAGAAACTTGAGGAATACCGGGAGAAAATGAGAGGCTGA